From a single Gimesia fumaroli genomic region:
- a CDS encoding bifunctional SulP family inorganic anion transporter/carbonic anhydrase, whose protein sequence is MDEARLSSYPISYLPRDLTSGLVVFLVALPLCLGIALASGAPLFSGILAGIIGGIIVGSISGSSTSVSGPAAGLTAIVIAQIAALGSFEAFLLAVMIGGILQIGLGIVRAGSLSAFFPSSVIKGLLAAIGVILILKQIPHILGHDTDPEGEMSFTQPDKQNTFSEILTLFEGDIHFGAAVVGIMSIVLLTTWGRVKLLKNSVIPGPLVVVLLGVSLHLLFQRLGGPWAIEASHLVQIPVAESANDLLTFLKFPDFSQWANPAIYLAGVTIAIVASLETLLNLEAVDKLDPENRNSPASRELVAQGVGNMVSGLVGGLPVTSVIVRGSVNVNSGAKTKVSCIFHGVLLLICVGLFPVYLNMIPLAALAAILFVTGFKLASPALFRQMWKEGRYQFAPFLITLLSIVFTDLLTGILIGLGVSVLFILNSSLRQPIRRIVETHLGGDILHIELANQVSFLNRAALDQLFNEAEPGIHMLIDASDTDYIDPDILSLIQEYKTKIGPARGVSVSLRGFRKKYQLHDEIQFADFSTRELQDRVTAEQVLEILREGNRRFYTGNRLSRDLGRQVNATAGEQNPIAVVLSCIDSRVPAELVLDLGIGDIFSVRVAGNVIGNKSLGSIEYGVAVAGVKLVLVLGHTRCGAVTSTVELMCDQNDTTQVTGCSHLDSIVNELVPCVDEEACEHLNEMTSEEQELFIDEVARRNVYRSVHEITARSKVIRDLVEAGKVMVVGALYDVKSGEMEFFTEQSAEQETEESPQA, encoded by the coding sequence ATGGATGAAGCCCGTCTCTCAAGTTATCCAATTTCTTATCTGCCACGCGATTTGACATCGGGGCTGGTGGTCTTTCTGGTGGCACTCCCCTTGTGTCTGGGGATTGCACTAGCCTCCGGTGCACCACTGTTCTCCGGTATTTTGGCCGGGATTATCGGCGGAATTATAGTCGGATCGATCAGTGGTTCCAGTACCAGCGTTAGTGGCCCAGCCGCTGGTCTGACGGCGATCGTGATTGCGCAGATTGCAGCACTGGGTTCCTTCGAGGCATTTCTGCTGGCGGTGATGATTGGTGGTATCCTTCAGATCGGTCTGGGAATTGTCCGCGCTGGTTCATTATCTGCCTTTTTCCCCTCAAGTGTGATTAAAGGGCTGCTGGCGGCTATTGGCGTAATTCTGATTCTCAAACAGATTCCACACATTTTAGGTCACGATACAGACCCGGAAGGGGAAATGTCATTTACGCAACCGGACAAGCAGAATACGTTCTCCGAGATTCTGACACTGTTTGAAGGAGACATTCACTTTGGTGCTGCTGTCGTCGGAATCATGTCGATTGTGTTGCTGACAACCTGGGGCCGCGTCAAACTGCTGAAGAATTCGGTCATTCCTGGACCGCTGGTGGTGGTACTGCTGGGGGTAAGTCTGCATCTGTTGTTTCAGCGGCTAGGCGGACCCTGGGCCATTGAAGCCAGCCACCTAGTGCAGATTCCGGTTGCGGAATCCGCCAATGACTTATTGACGTTTTTGAAATTTCCCGATTTTTCCCAGTGGGCCAATCCCGCGATTTATCTGGCAGGGGTGACGATCGCCATTGTTGCTTCTCTGGAAACGTTATTGAATCTGGAAGCGGTTGACAAACTCGATCCCGAAAATCGCAATTCGCCCGCCAGTCGCGAACTTGTGGCACAGGGTGTGGGAAATATGGTTTCCGGACTGGTGGGCGGCTTGCCCGTGACGTCAGTGATTGTCCGCGGATCGGTGAACGTGAACTCGGGCGCCAAGACCAAGGTTTCCTGCATCTTTCATGGCGTGTTGCTGCTGATTTGCGTCGGCCTGTTTCCCGTTTATTTGAACATGATTCCGCTCGCTGCCCTGGCGGCAATTCTGTTCGTCACCGGATTTAAGCTGGCCAGTCCCGCTCTGTTTCGACAGATGTGGAAGGAGGGCCGCTATCAGTTTGCGCCGTTTCTGATCACGTTGTTGTCAATCGTCTTTACTGACTTGCTGACAGGAATTCTGATTGGTCTGGGCGTGAGTGTGCTGTTTATTCTCAACAGTAGTCTGCGTCAGCCAATTCGGCGGATTGTCGAAACGCACCTCGGGGGAGATATCCTGCATATTGAGCTCGCCAATCAGGTTAGTTTTTTGAACCGGGCGGCGTTGGACCAACTGTTTAACGAGGCAGAACCGGGCATACACATGCTGATTGATGCCAGCGATACCGATTATATTGACCCTGATATTCTGAGTCTGATCCAGGAATATAAAACCAAAATCGGTCCCGCGCGCGGTGTCTCTGTCAGTCTTCGCGGCTTTCGCAAAAAATATCAGTTGCATGATGAGATTCAATTTGCCGATTTCTCCACACGTGAATTACAGGATCGCGTGACGGCAGAGCAGGTACTGGAAATATTGCGCGAAGGGAACCGGCGGTTTTACACTGGCAACAGGCTCTCGCGCGATCTGGGCCGTCAGGTGAATGCGACGGCGGGCGAACAGAACCCGATTGCCGTTGTGTTGAGCTGCATCGATTCCCGTGTGCCGGCTGAATTGGTATTGGATCTGGGCATCGGAGACATTTTCAGCGTCCGCGTTGCCGGGAATGTGATCGGGAATAAATCACTAGGCAGCATTGAATACGGCGTCGCAGTCGCGGGAGTGAAACTGGTGTTAGTGCTGGGGCACACGCGCTGTGGTGCCGTCACTTCGACCGTGGAACTCATGTGCGATCAGAACGACACCACGCAGGTCACAGGTTGCTCACATCTGGATTCGATTGTGAATGAGCTGGTTCCCTGTGTGGACGAAGAAGCCTGCGAACATTTAAACGAGATGACTTCCGAAGAACAGGAATTGTTTATCGACGAAGTCGCCCGACGGAACGTCTATCGCAGTGTGCACGAAATCACCGCGCGCAGCAAAGTGATCCGCGATCTGGTTGAGGCCGGTAAGGTGATGGTGGTCGGTGCATTGTATGACGTGAAAAGTGGCGAAATGGAATTTTTCACGGAACAGTCGGCGGAGCAGGAAACGGAAGAATCGCCTCAAGCCTGA